One window of Candidatus Mycobacterium wuenschmannii genomic DNA carries:
- a CDS encoding polyprenyl synthetase family protein: protein MTSTADRAALVGVVDERLRDVAKLVRRSMLDAMPDGEPSQWLYAPMREYPSRPGKALRPALCLSAGRAFGAEANELLGLAVAIELLHNAFLVHDDIADGSEMRRGRPTLAASHGMAAALNAGDALAVVAGQVLRRSTRRLDRDLADLVWAEFDTMAMRTLEGQATEVGWQLDNVEELQPDDYLHLIMHKTCWYTTIHPLRVGAIVGSGGTADLGPLVRFGFHFGAAFQIRDDLLNLVGDEQLYGKEILGDLYEGKRTLPLVHLASTARGSDRDLVRDYLHRSRPERSPELVGTIRRLMDDYGSITFTSEYAEGILLVAEEYFEDAFADAEPGPDLDFLRALVPYVWARWR, encoded by the coding sequence GTGACCAGCACTGCGGACCGCGCCGCGCTGGTGGGTGTGGTCGACGAGCGTTTGCGCGATGTCGCGAAACTGGTCCGTCGGTCGATGCTCGACGCGATGCCCGATGGCGAGCCGAGCCAGTGGCTCTATGCGCCGATGCGTGAATACCCGTCGCGGCCGGGCAAGGCGCTCCGGCCCGCGCTCTGCCTGTCCGCGGGGCGCGCATTCGGTGCCGAAGCGAACGAGCTGTTGGGCCTGGCCGTCGCAATCGAGCTGCTGCACAACGCATTTCTGGTACATGACGACATTGCTGACGGCAGCGAGATGCGGCGCGGCAGACCGACTCTGGCCGCCTCGCACGGCATGGCAGCCGCATTGAACGCCGGCGACGCGCTGGCGGTGGTCGCCGGACAGGTACTCCGCAGGTCCACCCGGCGGCTGGATCGTGATCTCGCCGACCTGGTGTGGGCCGAATTCGACACCATGGCGATGCGCACGCTCGAGGGGCAGGCGACCGAGGTGGGCTGGCAGCTCGACAATGTCGAGGAGCTGCAGCCCGATGACTACCTGCACCTGATCATGCACAAGACGTGCTGGTACACCACGATTCATCCGCTGCGGGTCGGCGCCATCGTCGGCTCCGGTGGGACGGCCGACCTCGGGCCGTTGGTGCGGTTCGGATTCCACTTCGGCGCCGCGTTCCAGATCCGCGACGATCTGCTGAACCTGGTCGGTGACGAACAGCTCTACGGCAAAGAGATTCTGGGCGATCTGTACGAGGGCAAACGAACGCTGCCGCTGGTGCACCTCGCGTCGACGGCGCGCGGTAGCGACCGCGACCTGGTGCGGGATTACCTGCACCGCAGCCGACCCGAGCGATCGCCCGAACTGGTCGGCACGATTCGTCGGCTGATGGACGACTACGGCAGCATCACCTTCACCAGCGAGTACGCCGAGGGCATTCTGCTGGTCGCCGAGGAGTACTTCGAAGATGCGTTCGCTGACGCCGAGCCGGGACCGGACCTGGACTTCCTGCGGGCACTCGTGCCCTACGTCTGGGCCCGCTGGCGCTGA
- the thyX gene encoding FAD-dependent thymidylate synthase has product MAETAPLHVQLIAKTDFVAPPDVDWTTDADGGEALTEFAGRACYQSWSKPNPKTATNASYLRHIIDVGHFSVLEHASVSVYISGVSRSCTHEVIRHRHFSYSQLSQRYVPESDSQIVVPPGMEDDDELRRILTDAADASRATYADLLDRLEAKFADQPNAVLRRKQARQAARAVLPNATETRIVVTGNYRAWRHFIAMRASEQADIEIRRLAIACLRLLVDAAPAVFGDFEIARLSDGTEVATSPLATEA; this is encoded by the coding sequence GTGGCCGAGACCGCGCCGTTGCATGTGCAACTGATCGCCAAGACCGACTTCGTCGCCCCGCCCGACGTCGACTGGACCACCGACGCCGACGGCGGCGAGGCGCTGACCGAGTTCGCCGGCCGGGCCTGCTACCAGAGCTGGTCAAAGCCCAACCCCAAAACCGCGACCAATGCGAGTTATCTGCGGCACATCATCGACGTCGGGCATTTCTCGGTACTCGAGCACGCCAGCGTGTCGGTCTACATCAGCGGCGTCTCACGATCGTGCACCCACGAGGTGATCCGGCACCGCCACTTCTCCTATTCGCAACTGTCGCAGCGCTACGTGCCGGAAAGCGACTCGCAAATCGTGGTGCCGCCGGGCATGGAGGACGACGACGAGTTGCGGCGCATCCTCACCGACGCCGCCGACGCCAGCCGCGCCACCTACGCCGACCTGCTGGACAGGCTCGAAGCCAAGTTCGCCGACCAACCGAATGCGGTACTGCGCCGCAAGCAGGCCCGTCAGGCCGCGCGCGCGGTGCTACCGAACGCCACCGAGACCCGCATCGTCGTCACCGGCAACTACCGCGCCTGGCGGCATTTCATCGCGATGCGGGCCAGCGAACAAGCCGACATCGAGATCCGTCGGCTGGCGATCGCCTGTCTGCGGCTGCTGGTGGACGCCGCGCCGGCGGTGTTCGGCGACTTCGAGATCGCCCGGCTGTCCGACGGCACCGAGGTGGCGACAAGTCCGCTGGCCACCGAGGCCTGA
- a CDS encoding FAD-dependent oxidoreductase has product MSRPGGKVAIVGGGMAGLSAAWRLSEPGWRNRFDSITVYQRGWRLGGKGASSRGPNGRIEEHGLHIWLGYCENAFGILRECYAEIDRATTDPRSPIQTWDQALIPGDNLGLADRFNSDWLMWLGTFTRNDGLPGEPDATGREMTVFEFTRRAIRLVRDFAESQRSAAPAGLELSTSPEPSPVSRWVDAVQCAAMAALVALTDPDSGTPGLGRVIDDAVAAVREALDYDRRPDHRRSWQLLSMMVAVIRGILADNLVTDPRGFRAINDEDYNAWLLRHGAHPDVLDFALVRGLYDLVFAYEDADPQRPSFGAGQAIFLTALALFQYKGAIFWKMTAGMGDIVIAPIYQALKKRGVEFEFFHRLDALHLDEQRLSIDSITMGRQVRLADDRTTYEPLTRVRGLPVFPSTPLTDQLADDQLPSGGWHSLETHWSDRADAETLVLRRGIDFDHVVLAVSVGMLPIVAGELIEDRIDWQDMTSRVRTVATQAFQMWLRPDEPTLGWHEPAVTISAYLRPFETWASMPQTLWSEGWPDDDRPGTVAYFCGTLNATWPTEESGPAYLLRYRQQVASQAADFVDRNLQPFFPNAVTDNGFDWHLLSGVNGERGRDALDTQHMSVNVDPSDRYVQSVPGTERYRLRPDESGYDNLVLAGDWTDCAMNAGCIEAAVMSGLIAANALLGRHRFHRIRGLYLP; this is encoded by the coding sequence GTGAGCCGCCCCGGCGGCAAGGTCGCGATCGTCGGCGGCGGGATGGCCGGTCTGAGCGCGGCATGGCGCCTGAGCGAACCGGGCTGGCGCAACCGATTCGACTCCATCACCGTCTATCAACGAGGCTGGCGACTCGGCGGCAAGGGAGCGTCCAGCCGCGGCCCCAATGGTCGGATCGAAGAACACGGACTGCACATCTGGCTGGGCTACTGCGAGAACGCCTTCGGGATACTACGCGAGTGCTACGCCGAGATCGACCGCGCCACAACCGATCCGAGGTCGCCGATCCAGACCTGGGATCAGGCCCTGATCCCAGGTGACAATCTGGGATTGGCCGATCGATTCAACAGCGACTGGTTGATGTGGCTGGGAACCTTCACCCGCAACGACGGACTGCCCGGCGAACCGGACGCCACCGGGCGCGAGATGACGGTCTTCGAATTCACCCGGCGCGCCATTCGCCTGGTACGTGACTTCGCCGAATCACAGCGCAGCGCGGCACCTGCCGGGCTCGAGCTGTCCACCTCCCCCGAACCGTCGCCCGTGTCGCGCTGGGTCGACGCCGTCCAATGCGCGGCGATGGCCGCTCTGGTGGCGCTGACCGATCCCGACTCCGGGACACCGGGGCTGGGGCGGGTGATCGACGACGCGGTCGCTGCGGTCCGGGAAGCCCTCGACTACGACCGACGTCCCGACCATCGACGGTCGTGGCAGCTGCTGTCGATGATGGTGGCGGTCATTCGCGGGATCCTCGCCGACAACCTGGTGACGGATCCGCGCGGCTTCCGCGCCATCAACGACGAGGACTACAACGCGTGGCTACTACGCCACGGCGCCCATCCCGACGTGTTGGATTTCGCGTTGGTGCGCGGCCTGTACGACCTGGTTTTCGCGTACGAGGATGCCGACCCGCAGCGACCGTCTTTCGGTGCGGGACAGGCGATCTTCCTCACCGCACTGGCGCTGTTCCAGTACAAGGGGGCGATCTTCTGGAAGATGACGGCCGGGATGGGCGATATCGTGATCGCCCCGATCTACCAGGCGCTGAAAAAGCGCGGGGTCGAGTTCGAATTCTTTCACCGCCTCGACGCGCTGCATCTCGACGAACAGCGGCTGTCGATCGACTCGATCACGATGGGCCGACAGGTACGGCTCGCCGACGATCGGACCACGTACGAGCCCCTGACGAGAGTTCGTGGCCTGCCGGTGTTCCCGAGCACCCCGTTGACCGATCAACTCGCCGACGACCAGCTGCCCAGCGGTGGCTGGCATTCGTTGGAGACGCACTGGTCCGACCGCGCGGACGCCGAAACGCTGGTGCTGCGTCGAGGCATCGATTTCGACCATGTGGTGCTCGCGGTCTCGGTCGGCATGCTGCCGATCGTGGCCGGTGAGCTGATCGAGGATCGGATCGACTGGCAGGACATGACCTCCCGGGTGCGGACCGTCGCCACCCAGGCATTTCAAATGTGGCTTCGCCCAGACGAACCCACCCTGGGCTGGCATGAACCAGCCGTCACGATCAGCGCCTATCTGCGCCCGTTCGAGACGTGGGCGTCGATGCCGCAGACCTTGTGGAGTGAAGGCTGGCCCGACGATGACCGGCCTGGGACCGTCGCGTATTTCTGCGGCACCCTCAACGCCACGTGGCCGACCGAGGAGTCGGGCCCGGCATATCTGCTGCGATACCGACAGCAGGTCGCCAGCCAGGCGGCTGATTTCGTCGACCGGAATCTGCAGCCGTTCTTCCCAAACGCGGTCACCGACAACGGATTCGACTGGCATCTACTCAGCGGCGTGAACGGCGAACGAGGCCGCGACGCCCTCGACACCCAACACATGAGCGTGAACGTCGACCCATCGGACCGCTACGTGCAGTCCGTACCCGGCACCGAGCGATACCGCCTACGGCCCGACGAAAGTGGCTACGACAACCTGGTTCTGGCCGGTGACTGGACGGATTGCGCGATGAACGCCGGTTGCATCGAAGCCGCCGTGATGTCGGGCCTCATCGCGGCCAACGCGCTACTGGGTCGTCACCGCTTCCACCGCATCCGCGGGCTCTACCTGCCCTGA
- a CDS encoding ribonuclease J, which yields MELDLQPPGPLAKGGLRVTALGGISEIGRNMTVFEHLNRLLIVDCGVMFPTHDEPGVDLILPDIRHIEHRLDDVEALVLTHAHEDHIGAIPFLLKLRPDIPVVGSKFTLALVAAKCREHRVKPVFVEVAEGMRTTHGVFECEFFAVNHSIPDALAIAIRSGAGTVLHTGDIKLDQLPLDGRPTDLPGMSRLGDSGVDLFLCDSTNAEIPGVGPSESEIGPSLHRLIRGAEGRVIVACFASNVDRVQQIIDAAVALGRRVSFVGRSMVRNMGIARDLGYLHVDESDIVDIGAAELMAPEQVVLITTGTQGEPMAALSRMSRGEHRSITLTDGDLIILSSSLIPGNEEAVYGVIDELAKIGARVVTNQQARVHVSGHAYSGELLFLYNGIRPRNVMPVHGTWRMLRANAKLAASTGVSEESIVLAENGVSVDLVGGAVSIAGAVPVGKMFVDGLITGDVGDSTLGERLILSSGFVAVTVVMRRETGRPAGPPHLHSRGFSEDPKALEPAVRKVEAELESLVAQNVTDSARIAQAVRRTVGKWVGETYRRQPMIVPTVIEI from the coding sequence GTGGAACTCGACCTTCAACCGCCCGGCCCGCTGGCCAAGGGTGGTCTGCGGGTGACCGCGCTCGGCGGGATCAGCGAAATCGGGCGCAACATGACCGTTTTCGAGCACCTGAACCGCTTGCTCATCGTCGACTGCGGGGTGATGTTTCCCACCCACGACGAGCCCGGCGTCGACCTGATCCTGCCCGACATCCGGCACATCGAGCACCGCCTCGACGATGTCGAGGCGCTGGTGCTCACCCATGCACACGAGGACCACATCGGCGCAATTCCGTTCCTGCTCAAGCTTCGTCCCGACATTCCGGTGGTCGGCTCGAAGTTCACCCTGGCGCTGGTCGCCGCGAAATGCCGTGAGCACCGGGTCAAACCGGTGTTCGTCGAAGTGGCCGAGGGCATGCGCACCACCCACGGCGTTTTCGAGTGCGAGTTCTTCGCGGTCAACCACTCGATCCCGGACGCGCTGGCCATTGCAATCCGCTCGGGCGCCGGGACGGTGCTGCACACCGGCGACATCAAACTCGACCAACTGCCGCTCGACGGACGGCCCACCGACCTGCCGGGCATGTCCCGGCTGGGCGACTCGGGCGTGGACCTGTTCCTGTGCGATTCCACCAACGCCGAGATTCCCGGCGTCGGGCCGTCGGAGAGCGAGATCGGTCCGTCGCTGCATCGACTGATTCGCGGCGCGGAGGGACGCGTCATCGTCGCGTGCTTCGCCTCCAATGTCGATCGGGTGCAACAGATTATCGACGCCGCGGTGGCGCTGGGCCGACGCGTCTCGTTCGTGGGCCGCTCGATGGTCCGCAACATGGGCATCGCACGGGACCTCGGCTACCTGCACGTGGACGAGTCGGACATCGTCGACATCGGCGCCGCCGAGCTGATGGCGCCCGAGCAGGTGGTGCTGATCACCACCGGCACGCAGGGCGAGCCCATGGCGGCGCTGTCACGGATGTCGCGCGGCGAGCACCGCAGCATCACGCTGACCGACGGCGACCTGATCATCCTGTCGTCTTCGTTGATCCCGGGCAACGAGGAGGCCGTGTACGGCGTCATCGACGAATTGGCCAAGATCGGCGCCCGAGTCGTCACCAACCAGCAAGCCCGCGTACACGTTTCAGGGCACGCCTACTCCGGCGAATTGCTGTTCCTCTACAACGGGATTCGCCCACGCAACGTCATGCCGGTGCACGGGACATGGCGCATGCTGCGGGCGAACGCCAAGCTCGCAGCCAGCACCGGAGTCTCCGAAGAGTCGATTGTGTTGGCGGAGAACGGTGTCAGCGTCGACCTGGTCGGCGGCGCGGTCAGCATCGCCGGCGCGGTACCGGTCGGCAAGATGTTCGTCGACGGGCTGATCACCGGCGACGTCGGCGACAGCACGCTCGGCGAGCGGCTCATCCTGTCCTCGGGCTTCGTCGCGGTGACCGTCGTGATGCGGCGCGAGACCGGCAGGCCCGCGGGCCCGCCGCATTTGCATTCGCGGGGCTTCTCCGAAGATCCCAAGGCCCTCGAGCCCGCGGTCCGCAAAGTCGAGGCGGAACTGGAATCGCTTGTCGCACAGAACGTCACCGATTCGGCTCGGATCGCCCAGGCGGTGCGGCGGACCGTCGGCAAATGGGTGGGGGAGACCTACCGACGGCAGCCGATGATCGTGCCGACGGTCATCGAAATCTGA
- a CDS encoding SAM-dependent methyltransferase, with protein MARNPSAHTAFGPMLLVAVEQGEPPERRLLDDDLVARFLPAPLRWLVSSPSSTLLQRLTHAAMEREAPGLFAGILGRKRYIADTVAASLADIDAVAVLGAGFDTLAYRMARVTDVPIFEVDLPVTIARKDAAVHRALGAPARSVRLVPFDFERDDIVAALTENGYRRESRTMFVWEAVTQYLSAEAVHSTLSSLRSAPAGSRLVFTYVRRDFIEGVNRYGGDALYRRFVQRQQLWHFGLPPQEVATFLAGFGWQLREQAGPDLIAQRYVEPTGRRLTVSPIEWTAYAEKT; from the coding sequence ATGGCCCGTAATCCTTCGGCGCACACGGCTTTCGGGCCGATGCTGCTCGTCGCCGTCGAGCAGGGTGAGCCGCCGGAACGGCGCTTACTGGACGACGACCTGGTGGCCCGCTTTCTGCCCGCGCCCCTGCGGTGGCTGGTCAGCTCGCCGTCGTCGACGCTGCTGCAGCGGCTGACTCATGCCGCGATGGAACGGGAAGCGCCAGGGCTGTTCGCCGGCATCCTCGGCCGCAAGCGCTACATCGCCGACACGGTCGCCGCCTCGCTCGCCGACATCGATGCCGTGGCGGTGCTGGGTGCCGGATTCGACACGCTCGCATACCGAATGGCGCGGGTCACCGACGTCCCGATCTTCGAGGTGGACCTGCCCGTCACGATCGCGCGCAAGGACGCGGCGGTGCACCGGGCGCTCGGCGCACCGGCCCGCTCGGTTCGGTTGGTGCCGTTTGACTTCGAACGCGACGACATCGTGGCCGCGCTGACGGAGAACGGCTATCGCCGGGAGAGCCGGACGATGTTCGTCTGGGAGGCCGTGACGCAGTACCTCAGCGCCGAGGCCGTGCACAGCACACTGTCCAGCCTGCGGTCGGCGCCGGCGGGCAGCCGACTCGTGTTCACCTACGTACGAAGAGATTTCATCGAAGGCGTGAACCGCTACGGTGGAGATGCTCTATACCGCAGATTCGTCCAGCGGCAGCAACTATGGCACTTCGGTCTGCCGCCGCAGGAAGTCGCGACGTTTCTGGCCGGCTTCGGTTGGCAACTCCGTGAGCAGGCCGGGCCGGACCTGATCGCGCAGCGCTACGTCGAACCGACCGGCCGCCGCCTCACCGTCTCGCCGATCGAATGGACGGCCTATGCCGAGAAGACGTAA
- the dapA gene encoding 4-hydroxy-tetrahydrodipicolinate synthase, with product MSTGGFDVYARLGTLLTAMVTPFAPDGSLDLPAAARLATHLVDSGCDGLVVSGTTGESPTTTDAEKLALLRAVLEAVGDRARVIAGAGSYDTAHSVHLAKASAAEGAHGLLVVTPYYSRPPQAGLLAHFTAVADATPLPVLLYDIPPRSVVPIEYDTLRALAEHPNIVGVKDAKGDLHAGTQLMAESGLAYYSGDDALNLPWLAMGATGFISVISHLAPGQLRDLLTAFASGDHATARKINVAVAPLSNAMSRLGGVTLSKAGLRLQGIEVGDPRLPQVAATPEQIDALAADMRAASVLR from the coding sequence GTGAGCACCGGCGGATTCGACGTTTACGCACGCTTGGGCACGCTGCTGACCGCCATGGTGACTCCCTTCGCCCCCGACGGCTCCCTGGACCTTCCGGCCGCGGCCCGACTGGCGACTCACCTGGTCGACTCAGGTTGCGACGGTCTGGTCGTATCCGGGACGACCGGCGAATCGCCCACCACGACCGACGCCGAAAAGCTCGCGCTGCTGCGGGCCGTCCTCGAAGCCGTCGGCGACCGGGCTCGCGTGATCGCCGGCGCGGGCAGCTACGACACCGCGCACAGCGTCCACCTGGCCAAGGCCAGCGCCGCGGAGGGTGCGCACGGTCTGCTGGTCGTCACGCCCTACTACTCGCGCCCGCCGCAGGCCGGCCTGTTGGCGCACTTCACCGCGGTCGCCGACGCGACGCCATTGCCCGTGCTGCTCTACGACATTCCGCCGCGCTCGGTGGTGCCGATCGAGTACGACACCCTGCGCGCGCTGGCCGAGCATCCCAACATCGTCGGCGTCAAAGACGCCAAGGGTGACCTGCACGCCGGCACCCAGTTGATGGCCGAGTCCGGACTGGCTTACTACTCCGGTGACGATGCGCTGAACCTGCCGTGGCTGGCGATGGGCGCCACCGGCTTCATCAGCGTGATTTCTCACCTGGCTCCCGGTCAACTACGAGACCTGTTGACCGCCTTCGCATCTGGCGACCACGCCACCGCCCGCAAGATCAACGTGGCGGTCGCCCCACTGTCCAACGCGATGAGCCGGCTCGGCGGCGTCACGCTGTCCAAGGCGGGACTCCGCCTGCAGGGCATCGAGGTCGGCGATCCGCGCCTGCCGCAAGTGGCCGCGACTCCCGAACAGATCGACGCACTGGCTGCCGACATGCGCGCGGCCTCGGTGCTCAGGTAG
- a CDS encoding ATP-binding protein: protein MSTPGPPRTIDDLLDRAVQAINSGDRATASALAQQVLAVDSGNLEAEDLLATPAAGTGELRRLTILFADVVDSTALSTRIEPEIYRTVIGRYRQQVNDIVNRYEGHVFSTKGDGLLAVFGHPKAHENDVRRAVQAGLDISREVARLSAQVRARFDFDISVRAGIHRGVVYLDVEQDDVYGLGANLASRVSGLAPPGCVVVSGSIAPLARAYFELEAKPPQTVKGIDEPVEHHLVHGERISWTRIPLGPLVGRQKELEYLQASWELAAQGTLTTPGVGFIGEAGVGKSRLATVAADIAEQSGNPVLALIGSPFHGDVGLYPIRAMLEQRCGIDRTTEQTERLRLLDEQVRAHGFEPESAVPLLALVLGISTDHGYEPVRAEGAKLSRLIAKAILHYFSAIVGESPAVILAEDLQWFDPSTLEVVESLLRIDTGRMFVVLTGRDADSLPNITGIKTFRLSPLTATETDELITALDPTLSADERAEVQHRCDGVPLYIEEIVTKLHEQPSDGARWARVPDALYEPLFARLRASDITIQVVEAAATIGREFDRAILRTVLDMTESDFDDAIRDLETALVFEPTTMHSWRFRHQLLREVAYELPPPSVQRILHSRVADALVGDSDHPDWHLVALHYEQAERFDESANAFQQAATDARRRGALDEARACLTRAIAQVARAAPGSARDRREVRLRLRRGFLASAAEGTASSQAAVDFERCLELAGTDLRESDLVATLTALWAYYLPRGDLRRTIQVSDSIRRQVPTDRHWFWRLNNTAYGMVAWYGGDFDEARELLEESISGADSLARPVSDPTWFVPNEPVASMHTHLGLARFVQGELRGAEVQLGQAVRRANDLSFPQGPFSLAYERCYEIWVRIESHQLAAAAEIASHLKADAKRHGFDFWFLMASAQEVAINGLSALAAGRHDPAELGGYIAMMLVTVQSWRAAEATLFVSFYDAVLAQLLTAAGKFGEARERLDIALQLGEETGVNFYRAELLRLRARVAADAAARDADLQAAVDTARRQNASIFELRSAIDTFELHGDPSEAVLADTVSRFPGDSDWPDLVRARTLLG from the coding sequence GTGAGCACGCCCGGACCGCCGCGCACGATCGACGATCTGCTCGACCGTGCCGTACAGGCAATCAACAGTGGTGACCGCGCCACCGCCAGCGCGCTGGCGCAACAGGTGCTGGCCGTCGACAGCGGCAACCTGGAAGCGGAGGATCTGCTCGCGACCCCGGCCGCCGGCACCGGCGAATTACGGCGCTTGACAATACTTTTCGCCGATGTCGTCGATTCGACCGCGTTGTCGACGCGTATCGAGCCGGAGATCTACCGTACCGTCATCGGACGTTACCGTCAGCAGGTCAACGACATCGTGAACCGATACGAGGGCCATGTCTTCTCCACCAAGGGCGACGGACTCCTCGCCGTGTTCGGCCATCCCAAGGCCCACGAGAACGACGTGCGCCGCGCCGTTCAGGCCGGCCTGGACATCAGCCGGGAGGTCGCCCGGCTCAGCGCGCAGGTGCGAGCGCGGTTCGACTTCGACATTTCGGTGCGCGCCGGAATCCACCGGGGTGTGGTCTATCTCGACGTCGAGCAGGACGACGTCTACGGGCTCGGCGCCAACCTCGCCTCGCGCGTCTCGGGGCTGGCACCTCCGGGTTGCGTGGTCGTCTCTGGATCGATCGCACCGCTGGCGCGCGCGTATTTCGAGCTCGAGGCCAAGCCCCCGCAGACGGTCAAGGGCATCGACGAGCCAGTCGAGCATCACCTCGTCCACGGTGAACGCATCAGCTGGACCCGGATCCCACTCGGTCCGCTGGTCGGCCGCCAGAAGGAGCTCGAATACCTGCAGGCCAGTTGGGAATTGGCCGCGCAAGGCACTTTGACCACGCCCGGCGTCGGTTTCATCGGTGAAGCCGGCGTCGGCAAGAGTCGATTGGCCACCGTGGCCGCCGACATTGCCGAGCAGTCGGGCAACCCGGTGCTGGCGCTGATCGGGTCGCCGTTTCACGGTGATGTCGGCCTGTATCCGATTCGGGCCATGCTCGAGCAGCGATGCGGAATCGACCGGACCACCGAGCAGACCGAGCGGCTGCGCCTGCTGGACGAACAGGTGCGCGCGCACGGTTTCGAGCCGGAATCAGCGGTCCCGCTGCTGGCTTTGGTGTTGGGGATCTCGACGGATCACGGTTACGAACCGGTGCGCGCCGAGGGCGCCAAACTTTCGCGGCTGATCGCCAAGGCGATCCTGCATTACTTCAGCGCCATCGTCGGCGAGAGTCCTGCCGTGATCTTGGCCGAGGATCTCCAGTGGTTCGATCCATCCACGCTCGAGGTCGTCGAGTCGCTGCTGCGAATCGATACCGGCCGGATGTTCGTCGTCCTGACCGGACGCGACGCCGATTCACTGCCGAACATCACCGGAATTAAGACTTTTCGGCTTTCACCGCTGACGGCGACGGAGACCGACGAGCTGATCACGGCGCTCGATCCCACGCTGTCGGCCGACGAGCGGGCCGAAGTGCAGCACCGCTGCGACGGGGTACCGCTCTACATCGAAGAGATCGTCACCAAGCTGCACGAGCAGCCCAGCGACGGAGCCCGGTGGGCGCGGGTGCCGGACGCCCTCTACGAACCGCTGTTCGCTCGACTTCGCGCCAGCGACATCACCATTCAGGTCGTCGAGGCGGCGGCGACGATCGGGCGAGAATTCGACCGGGCGATCCTGCGAACGGTTCTCGACATGACGGAATCTGATTTCGACGACGCCATCCGCGATCTCGAGACCGCGCTGGTGTTCGAGCCGACGACGATGCACAGTTGGCGATTTCGCCACCAGCTGCTCCGGGAAGTCGCCTACGAGTTGCCGCCACCCAGCGTCCAGCGCATTCTGCACAGCCGGGTGGCGGACGCGCTGGTCGGCGATTCCGATCACCCCGACTGGCACCTCGTCGCCCTGCACTACGAGCAAGCCGAGCGATTCGACGAGTCCGCCAACGCTTTCCAACAGGCGGCTACAGACGCCCGGCGGCGCGGTGCGCTCGACGAAGCCCGCGCTTGCCTGACCCGCGCCATCGCACAGGTAGCACGCGCCGCACCCGGATCGGCGCGGGATCGCCGCGAGGTCCGGCTTCGACTCCGCCGAGGATTCCTGGCGTCGGCTGCAGAAGGAACCGCAAGCTCGCAGGCGGCGGTGGACTTCGAGCGCTGCCTGGAACTCGCCGGCACCGATCTTCGAGAGTCCGATCTGGTCGCGACGCTGACCGCGCTGTGGGCCTACTACCTGCCGCGCGGCGACCTGCGACGAACGATTCAGGTCTCGGATTCCATTCGTCGCCAGGTACCCACCGACCGGCACTGGTTCTGGCGCTTGAACAACACCGCATATGGCATGGTGGCCTGGTACGGCGGCGACTTCGACGAGGCACGAGAGCTGTTGGAAGAGAGCATATCCGGTGCAGACAGCCTCGCCCGTCCCGTATCGGATCCAACGTGGTTCGTCCCCAACGAACCCGTCGCGTCGATGCACACCCATCTCGGGCTCGCGCGGTTCGTGCAGGGCGAGCTACGCGGCGCCGAGGTGCAACTCGGTCAAGCCGTGCGTCGCGCGAACGACCTCAGCTTCCCGCAGGGACCGTTCAGCCTCGCCTACGAACGCTGCTATGAAATCTGGGTGCGGATCGAGTCGCACCAACTCGCTGCCGCCGCCGAGATCGCCTCGCATCTGAAAGCAGACGCCAAGCGGCATGGTTTCGACTTCTGGTTCTTGATGGCAAGCGCACAAGAGGTCGCCATCAACGGGCTGTCCGCGCTCGCGGCGGGCCGGCACGACCCGGCGGAGCTCGGGGGCTACATCGCGATGATGCTGGTCACCGTGCAGAGCTGGCGCGCCGCCGAGGCAACGCTGTTCGTGTCGTTCTACGATGCGGTGCTCGCGCAGTTGCTCACCGCGGCAGGCAAATTCGGTGAGGCCCGCGAGCGACTGGACATTGCCCTGCAATTGGGCGAGGAAACCGGCGTGAACTTCTACCGGGCGGAGCTGTTGCGCCTGCGGGCCCGGGTCGCTGCCGACGCCGCCGCGCGTGATGCAGACCTGCAAGCGGCCGTGGACACCGCCCGGCGGCAGAACGCGTCCATCTTCGAATTACGGTCCGCGATAGACACGTTCGAGCTGCACGGCGATCCCTCGGAAGCCGTCCTGGCCGACACCGTCAGCCGATTCCCCGGCGACAGCGACTGGCCCGATCTGGTCCGAGCCAGGACCCTGCTCGGGTGA